A region from the Corylus avellana chromosome ca7, CavTom2PMs-1.0 genome encodes:
- the LOC132186719 gene encoding transmembrane 9 superfamily member 7, which translates to MMMGALYGRTTTTTLLLVLLIVSSAHSFYLPGVAPRDFQTGDALPVKVNKLSSTKTQLPYDYYYLNYCKPKNIVNNAENLGEVLRGDRIENSVYNFQMRKDESCKVACKAKLNAGSAKNFKEKIDDEYRVNMILDNLPVAVLRQRRDGSQSTTYEHGFRVGFRILDNLPVAGIKEEKYFIHNHLSFRVMYHKDPETDSARIVGFEVTPKSINHEYKDWDDKNPQLTTCNKDPKNLMQGSFVPQEVVADKEVVFTYDVSFKESEIKWASRWDTYLLMNDDQIHWFSIINSLMIVLFLSGMVAMIMMRTLYRDIANYNQLETQDEAQEETGWKLVHGDAFRPPINSGLLCVYVGTGVQIFAMTLVTMIFALLGFLSPSNRGGLMTAMVLLWVFMGLFAGYSSARLYKMFKGTEWKRNTLKTAFMFPGILFAVFFVLNALIWGEQSSGAVPFGTMFALVCLWFGISVPLVFVGSYLGFKKPAIEDPVKSNKIPRQIPEQAWYMKPVFSILIGGILPFGAVFIELFFILTSIWLNQFYYIFGFLFIVFVILLITCAEITVVLCYFQLCSEDYHWWWRSYLTAGSSALYLFLYSVFYFFTKLEITKLVSGILYFGYMIIVSYAFFVVTGTIGFYACFWFVRKIYSSVKID; encoded by the exons atgatgatgggTGCCCTCTACGGTCGTACAACGACGACAACCCTCTTATTGGTTCTCCTCATCGTCTCCTCGGCACACTCCTTCTACCTCCCTGGCGTCGCTCCTCGCGATTTCCAAACT GGTGATGCCCTCCCGGTCAAAGTGAACAAATTGTCATCTACTAAGACACAACTTCCATATGACTACTACTACTTAAACTATTGTAAGCCCAAGAATATTGTGAACAATGCAGAAAATTTGGGGGAAGTTCTCCGAGGTGACCGCATTGAAAATTCTGTCTATAAC TTCCAAATGAGGAAAGACGAGTCATGCAAAGTCGCCTGTAAAGCAAAGCTTAATGCTGGATCTGCAAagaattttaaggaaaaaattgatGATGAATATCGAGTTAACAT GATTTTGGATAACCTTCCAGTTGCTGTTCTTAGACAGAGGAGGGATGGAAGTCAGTCAACTACTTATGAGCATGGTTTCCGTGTTGGGTTCAGGATTTTGGATAACCTTCCAGTTGCTGGG ATCAAAGAGGAGAAATATTTCATCCATAACCACTTGAGCTTCCGAGTCATGTATCACAAGGATCCCGAGACTGATTCTGCTCGGATCGTTGGGTTTGAGGTTACTCCAAAAAG CATTAATCATGAATATAAGGATTGGGATGATAAGAATCCTCAACTGACAACATGCAACAAAGACcccaaaaatttaatgcaaGGTAGCTTTGTTCCACAAGAAGTTGTCGCAGATAAGGAGGTTGTTTTTACATATGATGTTTCGTTCAAG GAAAGTGAGATCAAATGGGCATCTCGTTGGGACACATACCTCCTAATGAATGACGATCAGATCCACTGGTTCTCCATCATAAACTCTTTGATGATTGTCCTCTTCCTTTCTGGCATGGTGGCCATGATCATGATGAGAACTCTGTACAGAGATATTGCCAACTATAATCAATTGGAAACTCAAGATGAGGCTCAGGAAGAAACGGGATGGAAACTTGTCCATGGAGATGCTTTCAGGCCACCAATCAATTCTGGCTTACTTTGTGTTTATGTTGGTACAGGTGTTCAGATATTTGCAATGACACTTGTGACAATGATATTTGCATTGCTTGGTTTCTTATCTCCTTCCAACAGAGGGGGGCTAATGACTGCCATGGTTCTCTTGTGGGTTTTCATGGGCTTATTCGCTGGTTACTCCTCGGCACGTTTGTACAAAATGTTCAAGGGAACAGAGTGGAAGAGGAATACCTTGAAAACTGCATTTATGTTTCCGGGCATTCTCTTTGCAGTATTCTTTGTTCTTAATGCCCTGATCTGGGGGGAGCAATCTTCTGGGGCTGTGCCTTTTGGAACAATGTTTGCTCTTGTCTGCTTATGGTTTGGTATATCAGTGCCCTTGGTCTTTGTGGGCAGTTACTTGGGTTTTAAAAAACCAGCTATTGAAGACCCTGTGAAGAGTAACAAGATTCCTAGGCAAATACCAGAGCAAGCGTGGTACATGAAACCAGTCTTTTCTATACTCATTGGAGGCATTCTTCCATTTGGGGCTGTTTTCATTGAGCTATTCTTCATCTTGACGTCAATATGGCTGAACCAGTTCTATTACATCTTTGGCTTCCTTTTTATAGTGTTCGTtattcttctaatcacttgtgcGGAGATAACGGTTGTGCTCTGCTACTTCCAGTTGTGCAGTGAAGACTACCACTGGTGGTGGAGATCCTACCTAACTGCTGGATCCTCTGCACTCTACCTTTTCCTCTACTCTGTCTTCTATTTCTTCACGAAATTGGAGATCACGAAGCTGGTTTCAGGCATCCTTTACTTTGGGTACATGATAATTGTATCATATGCTTTCTTTGTCGTGACCGGCACTATTGGCTTCTATGCATGCTTCTGGTTTGTTCGGAAAATCTACTCGTCTGTTAAAATTGACTGA